A region from the Methylovorus glucosotrophus genome encodes:
- the ccoN gene encoding cytochrome-c oxidase, cbb3-type subunit I — translation MATASVATSGVNVSAVSEQYNYDVIRKFTIMTLVWGAIGMFVGVYIASELAYPFLNFDIPYITFGRLRPVHTGAVIFGFGGSALFATSYYVVQRTCQARLFSDGMASFTFWGWQAIIVCAALGNVLGYSQGREYAEMEWPIDLMIEVVWVTYLIIFVGTLMKRKQPHIYVANWFYLAFILATALLHTFNNLAVPISLFSMKSYSLFSGAQDAMTQWWYGHNAVGFFLTAAFLGMMYYFVPKQAGRPVYSYRLSVLHFWAIIFLYMWAGAHHLHWTAIPDWTSTLAATFSIMLLLPSWGGMINGILTLSGAWDKLRTDPVMRFLIVALSFYGMSTFEGPMMSLKDVNALSHYTDWTIGHVHSGALGWVAMISFGSLYHLAPRLWNTPMYSQKLINVHFWLATIGILLYIVAMWISGIMQGLMWRAFDDFGNLQYSFVESVAAAHPFYVMRALGGAFFLSGMLLMCYNMYKTIRKGSTEQQVEISPVAA, via the coding sequence ATGGCAACGGCGAGCGTCGCAACTTCTGGCGTCAATGTGAGTGCAGTGAGCGAACAATATAACTACGATGTTATTCGCAAATTCACCATCATGACGTTGGTATGGGGTGCGATAGGTATGTTTGTCGGGGTGTATATCGCCTCGGAACTGGCTTATCCCTTCCTCAATTTTGATATTCCTTACATTACCTTTGGTCGCTTGCGTCCTGTACACACAGGTGCTGTGATTTTCGGCTTTGGCGGTAGCGCGCTGTTTGCTACGTCTTACTATGTGGTTCAGCGTACCTGTCAGGCGCGCCTGTTCAGCGATGGCATGGCAAGCTTTACCTTCTGGGGCTGGCAAGCGATTATCGTCTGTGCTGCACTGGGTAACGTTCTGGGCTACAGCCAGGGCCGTGAATATGCGGAAATGGAATGGCCGATCGACTTGATGATTGAAGTTGTCTGGGTAACCTACCTGATCATCTTCGTTGGCACCCTGATGAAGCGCAAGCAACCTCATATCTACGTTGCCAACTGGTTCTACCTCGCATTCATCCTGGCAACTGCCTTGCTGCATACCTTTAACAACTTGGCCGTGCCTATCAGCCTGTTCTCCATGAAGTCCTACAGCCTGTTCTCTGGCGCGCAGGATGCCATGACACAGTGGTGGTATGGCCACAATGCCGTGGGCTTCTTCCTGACGGCTGCTTTCCTTGGCATGATGTACTACTTCGTGCCCAAGCAGGCCGGTCGCCCTGTTTACTCATACCGTCTGTCAGTGCTGCACTTCTGGGCGATCATCTTCCTGTACATGTGGGCCGGTGCGCACCACTTGCACTGGACGGCGATTCCTGACTGGACATCCACGCTGGCTGCCACGTTCTCCATCATGCTGTTGCTGCCATCCTGGGGCGGTATGATCAACGGTATCCTGACGCTGTCCGGTGCCTGGGACAAGCTGCGTACTGATCCTGTGATGCGATTCCTGATTGTGGCGCTGTCGTTCTACGGCATGTCCACCTTCGAAGGTCCGATGATGTCCCTGAAGGATGTAAACGCCCTGTCGCACTACACTGACTGGACCATCGGTCACGTGCACTCCGGTGCTCTGGGCTGGGTAGCCATGATTTCCTTCGGTTCGCTGTACCACCTGGCACCACGCCTGTGGAACACGCCTATGTATAGCCAAAAGCTGATCAACGTTCACTTCTGGCTGGCGACCATCGGTATCCTTCTGTACATCGTTGCCATGTGGATTTCCGGCATCATGCAAGGTCTGATGTGGCGTGCGTTTGATGATTTCGGCAACCTCCAGTATTCCTTCGTGGAATCTGTTGCGGCAGCCCATCCTTTCTATGTCATGCGTGCATTGGGTGGTGCGTTCTTCCTGAGCGGTATGTTGTTGATGTGCTACAACATGTACAAAACCATCCGCAAAGGCAGTACCGAGCAGCAGGTTGAGATCAGCCCAGTGGCTGCTTAA
- the ccoO gene encoding cytochrome-c oxidase, cbb3-type subunit II translates to MKHDNIERNLGILLVLTMLAISAGGLVEIVPLFFIKETVEKVEGVRPYSPLELRGRDIYVREGCYLCHSQMIRPFRDEALRYGHYSLAAESKYDHPFQWGSKRTGPDLARVGGKYSNDWQTQHLNAPRSLVPQSVMPNYPWLLKTDLDYSDIELRMKALRTTGVPYSLTQAEYDRNVKEFGEDVAKSLHIPDAEKNLVAQAQLGNYDTDPGKLSEMDALVSYLQVLGTMVDFKKYDDDYFVKFR, encoded by the coding sequence ATGAAACACGATAATATTGAGCGCAACCTAGGCATCCTGCTGGTACTGACTATGCTGGCTATCAGTGCTGGCGGCCTGGTTGAGATTGTTCCCCTGTTTTTTATCAAGGAAACGGTTGAGAAGGTAGAGGGTGTTCGTCCTTATAGTCCTCTTGAACTGCGTGGCCGCGATATCTATGTGCGTGAAGGTTGCTATTTGTGCCACTCGCAAATGATTCGCCCATTCCGCGATGAAGCGCTGCGTTATGGTCACTACTCGCTGGCTGCCGAGTCCAAGTACGATCACCCGTTCCAATGGGGTTCCAAGCGTACTGGTCCAGATCTGGCCCGCGTTGGTGGCAAATATTCGAATGACTGGCAAACCCAGCATTTGAATGCGCCTCGCTCGCTGGTGCCACAGTCGGTGATGCCTAACTATCCATGGCTGCTGAAGACCGATCTCGATTATTCCGATATCGAGTTGCGCATGAAAGCCTTGCGTACGACTGGCGTGCCTTACTCCCTCACTCAGGCCGAATACGACCGTAATGTGAAGGAGTTTGGTGAAGACGTTGCCAAGAGCCTGCATATTCCTGATGCTGAAAAGAATCTGGTAGCGCAGGCCCAGCTGGGTAACTACGACACGGATCCTGGCAAGTTGAGTGAAATGGATGCCCTGGTGTCTTACCTTCAGGTGCTGGGTACCATGGTCGACTTCAAGAAATACGACGACGATTACTTCGTTAAATTCCGTTAA
- a CDS encoding cbb3-type cytochrome c oxidase subunit 3, producing the protein MEWLMWFTKFENTKPVSLVIFFVLFCGVMVYLYGSRSRGEKLENFKNIPLQDD; encoded by the coding sequence ATGGAATGGTTGATGTGGTTTACCAAGTTTGAGAATACCAAGCCGGTTTCATTGGTTATTTTCTTTGTCCTGTTCTGCGGGGTCATGGTCTACCTTTACGGTAGCCGTTCCCGCGGCGAGAAGCTGGAAAACTTCAAGAACATTCCTCTGCAAGACGATTAG
- the ccoP gene encoding cytochrome-c oxidase, cbb3-type subunit III translates to MSQDKIKTPTTTGHVWDDDLQELTNPLPNWWVWGFYITFVFTIVYWLFYPAWPIGHTYTKGIPGWNSITYTATTVDGKEVEKTTHWNMRSKFMHEMNEQQAEQKKWFDKVAGASYEDVSKDADLMQFVNSAGKTLFSDNCAPCHQSGGQGKVGFSPNLTDDHWQYGGTYDQIHTTIVGGRRGYMPPFKEVLNDQQITQLANYVLSLSGEPHDETAAAAGANIFKGDSAACYYCHGADAKGRIELGSANLTDKIWLWADVPAAKDAAAKLDAVKHVISGGLDRGVMPNWDHRLKPEQIKLLTVYVHDSLGGGK, encoded by the coding sequence ATGAGTCAGGACAAAATCAAGACACCGACCACCACAGGACACGTGTGGGACGACGATCTTCAGGAGCTTACCAATCCATTGCCTAACTGGTGGGTATGGGGTTTCTACATTACGTTTGTATTCACCATTGTGTACTGGCTGTTTTACCCAGCCTGGCCGATTGGTCATACCTACACCAAGGGTATCCCTGGCTGGAACAGCATTACCTACACGGCTACAACAGTGGATGGCAAGGAAGTAGAGAAAACCACGCACTGGAACATGCGCTCCAAGTTCATGCATGAAATGAATGAACAGCAAGCCGAGCAAAAGAAATGGTTCGACAAGGTAGCGGGTGCTTCTTATGAAGATGTATCCAAGGATGCTGACCTGATGCAGTTCGTTAACTCGGCCGGTAAGACCCTGTTTTCGGACAACTGCGCACCATGTCACCAATCTGGTGGTCAGGGTAAAGTCGGCTTCTCGCCCAACCTGACCGATGACCACTGGCAATATGGTGGTACCTATGACCAGATTCACACCACGATTGTGGGTGGTCGTCGCGGTTATATGCCTCCTTTCAAGGAAGTCTTGAATGATCAGCAGATTACCCAGTTGGCCAATTATGTATTGAGCCTGTCTGGCGAACCGCATGATGAAACGGCTGCCGCTGCTGGTGCCAATATTTTCAAGGGCGACTCTGCTGCTTGTTACTACTGCCATGGTGCTGATGCCAAAGGCCGCATCGAGCTGGGTTCAGCCAACCTGACAGACAAGATCTGGTTATGGGCCGATGTGCCTGCAGCCAAGGATGCAGCAGCCAAGCTGGATGCCGTCAAGCATGTGATTTCGGGTGGTCTGGACCGTGGTGTGATGCCTAACTGGGATCACCGCCTGAAGCCTGAGCAGATCAAACTGTTGACCGTGTACGTGCACGATAGTCTGGGTGGCGGTAAGTAA